Proteins encoded within one genomic window of Gracilimonas sp.:
- a CDS encoding HAD hydrolase-like protein, with protein sequence MAATHPWIILFDIDGTILTVNRNFNRKLLRELLDEHQINYPNMEKDAFSGRTDHDIFTSFLVNHDYDNGLYQKFKTAYLQRLKERLNEDLVERHGFVDEAIQYFSQDGFLKGLLTGNYPIAASYKLKAANINYEFSVGAFGEFDRDRNRLPFLAIEEVKKLMGIDPDPSRFVIIGDTPRDIICAKKAGMKCVAVTTGKFTHTDLSEQNPDLIIDSLAHPEEWFSKLTGS encoded by the coding sequence TTGGCTGCAACTCATCCCTGGATTATCCTCTTTGATATTGACGGAACCATATTAACTGTAAACCGAAACTTTAACCGGAAGTTACTCCGGGAACTTTTAGATGAGCATCAAATAAATTACCCCAACATGGAAAAGGATGCTTTTTCGGGGCGGACTGACCATGATATATTTACTTCTTTTTTGGTAAATCATGACTATGACAATGGTTTATATCAGAAATTTAAAACAGCTTATCTGCAACGACTGAAGGAACGCTTAAATGAAGACCTCGTAGAGCGCCATGGGTTTGTGGATGAAGCAATTCAATATTTTTCACAGGATGGTTTTTTAAAAGGATTACTCACCGGAAATTACCCCATTGCAGCCAGCTATAAATTAAAAGCTGCCAATATTAATTACGAATTCTCCGTCGGAGCTTTTGGTGAATTTGACCGTGACCGAAACAGATTGCCCTTTCTTGCTATTGAGGAAGTTAAAAAGCTTATGGGGATTGATCCAGACCCTTCACGTTTTGTTATTATCGGGGATACCCCGAGAGATATAATCTGTGCCAAAAAAGCCGGCATGAAATGTGTAGCGGTAACAACCGGAAAGTTTACTCATACAGATCTCTCCGAGCAAAATCCTGATCTGATTATAGATAGTTTGGCCCACCCTGAAGAATGGTTTTCTAAACTAACAGGAAGTTGA
- a CDS encoding DUF3592 domain-containing protein — protein sequence MELLFFIIGAGIFGFGVYLIYDHINYERIAMETKGKVVGFKVSKSSKNNDIYKPVVESYFGEFTSGYGSSIPPYEIGERVDVLYISGKEPRLKSNMPYYMGIILMLFGGIFCLIFFSIFSFTAYHFLSSLFFLCIIAVFVRKKLKANGIDSLDEWKEKIVLKQEQTEDSEKHIIRNRADLEKIHARQQKMIKFVGPVFAIIGLGVIGFGIYLGLERYDFLETAVPASGTVIDFHESRSDDGYTYYPIVEYTPPGSYEAVTFRHDTGSNPPSFQKGEAVEVLHLPDTPDVAIIDKGIFNWTTSIFVTCFGLLFTMAGLAATVNSVKRNKRSKFA from the coding sequence ATGGAACTTCTTTTTTTTATTATCGGGGCAGGTATTTTTGGTTTTGGTGTTTATCTCATCTACGATCATATTAACTATGAACGTATAGCGATGGAAACCAAGGGAAAAGTTGTTGGTTTTAAAGTTTCAAAGAGTTCAAAGAACAACGATATCTACAAACCGGTGGTGGAAAGTTACTTTGGTGAGTTCACATCAGGTTATGGTTCAAGCATACCACCCTATGAAATTGGTGAACGTGTAGATGTTTTATATATATCGGGGAAGGAGCCACGGCTAAAATCAAACATGCCGTATTATATGGGAATTATTCTGATGTTATTTGGAGGAATTTTTTGCCTCATATTCTTCTCAATTTTTAGTTTTACAGCCTATCACTTTCTAAGCTCACTGTTTTTTCTGTGCATAATCGCTGTGTTCGTACGAAAAAAATTAAAGGCGAATGGGATTGATTCTTTAGATGAATGGAAGGAAAAAATTGTACTGAAACAAGAACAAACCGAAGACTCCGAAAAACATATTATCAGGAATCGTGCCGACCTTGAAAAAATTCATGCCAGACAACAAAAAATGATAAAATTTGTCGGGCCGGTTTTTGCAATTATAGGTTTAGGGGTGATTGGCTTTGGGATTTACCTTGGGCTTGAAAGATATGATTTTCTGGAAACTGCAGTTCCTGCTTCTGGAACGGTGATTGATTTTCACGAAAGCCGGAGCGATGATGGCTACACCTACTATCCAATTGTGGAATATACACCGCCGGGGTCCTATGAAGCAGTCACTTTTCGACATGACACCGGCAGTAACCCACCTTCATTTCAAAAAGGAGAGGCCGTAGAAGTATTACACTTGCCGGATACCCCCGATGTGGCCATTATTGATAAAGGTATTTTTAACTGGACAACCTCAATATTTGTTACTTGCTTTGGACTGTTATTTACTATGGCAGGTTTGGCAGCTACGGTTAATTCAGTAAAGAGAAATAAGCGGTCAAAATTTGCTTAA
- the dnaA gene encoding chromosomal replication initiator protein DnaA translates to MHELSVESAWENCLDIIKDNISYQKYKSWFEPIKPVSLKDNTLTVQVPSQFWYEWLEEHYYNMLRSTLAKVLGPEGKLEYSIVMEKSEQFENNRSVRMPQRPMGPVQPQESNGYPEYHPERIENPFVIPGIRKTKIDSNLNNNYVFERFIEGDCNRLARSAAMAIADNPGSNSFNPFFVYGPTGLGKTHLVQSIGNKIKEKFGDEKSVLYISSEAFTNEFVHAIRNNRASEFSMFYRNIDVLMVDDIQFFSGKEKTQEEFFHIFNALHQDGKQIILSSDRAPKDVPDIEERLISRFGWGLSADLKMPEYETRYAILERKANDNGIEIDPQIIEFVAHNFKSNVRDLEGAIIKLLAHASLQNIDDIDLAMAKRVLKDMVKDSNTQISIESIQNYVCDYFGIDTNKVREKTRKQEIVEARQIAMYLSKKFTKSSLKTIGLHFGGRDHSTVIHAISTVEERISTSAKHKRMVEELHQRIEVASL, encoded by the coding sequence TTGCACGAGTTATCGGTTGAATCGGCATGGGAAAACTGCCTAGATATTATTAAAGACAACATTAGTTACCAGAAGTACAAATCGTGGTTTGAGCCCATCAAACCGGTATCTCTAAAAGACAACACACTCACTGTTCAGGTGCCCAGTCAATTCTGGTACGAATGGCTTGAAGAGCACTATTATAATATGCTCCGTTCTACGCTCGCAAAAGTACTTGGTCCGGAAGGAAAACTCGAATATTCTATTGTAATGGAAAAATCTGAGCAGTTTGAAAATAACCGCTCGGTTCGCATGCCTCAGCGACCCATGGGCCCTGTACAACCACAGGAATCTAACGGCTATCCGGAATACCATCCGGAGCGGATTGAAAACCCATTTGTGATCCCCGGAATCCGAAAAACAAAAATCGATTCCAACCTTAATAATAATTACGTATTTGAGCGCTTTATTGAGGGTGATTGTAACCGGTTGGCGCGTTCAGCTGCTATGGCTATTGCCGACAATCCCGGAAGCAATTCTTTTAATCCATTTTTTGTGTACGGTCCTACAGGACTTGGAAAAACCCATCTTGTACAAAGTATTGGGAATAAGATTAAAGAGAAGTTCGGTGATGAAAAATCTGTTCTTTATATATCATCAGAAGCTTTCACGAATGAATTTGTTCATGCCATCCGTAATAACCGGGCAAGTGAATTCTCCATGTTTTACCGCAATATTGATGTGCTGATGGTAGATGACATTCAATTCTTCAGTGGTAAGGAAAAAACACAGGAAGAATTTTTTCACATCTTTAATGCCCTGCATCAGGATGGAAAGCAAATTATTTTAAGTAGTGATCGCGCACCTAAAGATGTTCCTGATATTGAAGAACGATTGATCTCACGATTTGGCTGGGGCTTGAGTGCTGACCTTAAAATGCCGGAATACGAAACTCGTTATGCTATCCTGGAACGAAAAGCTAACGACAATGGAATCGAAATTGATCCGCAAATTATTGAGTTTGTAGCACACAACTTCAAGTCTAACGTCCGTGATTTGGAAGGTGCAATCATTAAACTGCTTGCTCACGCCTCCCTTCAGAATATTGATGATATTGATTTGGCTATGGCCAAACGTGTATTAAAAGACATGGTGAAAGACTCCAATACACAAATTTCCATTGAGTCTATCCAAAATTATGTGTGTGACTATTTCGGAATTGATACAAATAAAGTGCGGGAAAAAACCCGGAAACAGGAAATTGTGGAAGCGCGACAAATCGCAATGTATCTCTCGAAAAAATTTACGAAGTCCAGCTTAAAAACTATTGGATTACACTTTGGCGGCCGGGATCACTCTACTGTTATTCACGCTATCTCTACAGTAGAAGAACGTATTTCAACCAGTGCCAAGCACAAACGCATGGTTGAGGAACTCCATCAGCGTATAGAAGTTGCCAGCCTTTAA
- the folB gene encoding dihydroneopterin aldolase: MDTLTIKGMKFRAFHGVHEHEKKEGNDFEVDVTFHADLSVVGKSDQISDAIDYTKVHEITSEIMGGKSVDLIEHLCFRIGNDISKAFPGIDQLEVAVRKLSPPLSSETKYTEARMSWPM, translated from the coding sequence ATGGATACCCTCACCATAAAAGGGATGAAGTTCAGGGCATTTCATGGAGTGCATGAACACGAAAAAAAAGAGGGTAATGATTTTGAGGTGGATGTGACTTTTCATGCTGATTTATCTGTTGTCGGGAAATCTGATCAGATATCTGATGCTATTGATTATACCAAGGTTCACGAAATCACATCCGAGATAATGGGCGGTAAATCGGTGGACTTAATTGAACATTTGTGTTTCCGGATTGGTAATGACATCTCCAAGGCTTTCCCCGGAATAGATCAGCTCGAAGTTGCTGTACGAAAATTGAGTCCTCCCCTTTCATCCGAAACGAAATATACCGAAGCGAGGATGTCATGGCCCATGTAG
- a CDS encoding creatininase family protein, whose translation MKRIISILVLTLILIGNIRAQDAPTTREMNLINWLEFEEFVPEKIETVLLPTGTLEPHGVIPNGSDNLAPEAMARELSADLNAMVAPTLNYGMTGTLAAYPGAFAMSEDVYRAFVGEILEGLHKNEFKNIIILNGHGGGQTAVLQDLAAELSNKLQVRIMVINWWSLASEDTFAVFDENGGHAGNNETAYMQAVTPGHIHPERYTGAEMTTPYPSGSTWSAYPFPSSIGLYEPGQGFPTFDQKQAEEYFEKVNTRVGNLIKIVIEKWDVAGLFRD comes from the coding sequence ATGAAAAGAATCATATCCATACTGGTACTCACTTTAATACTAATCGGAAATATTCGGGCACAGGATGCCCCAACCACTCGTGAAATGAACCTCATCAACTGGCTGGAATTTGAGGAGTTTGTACCGGAAAAGATAGAGACGGTTTTGTTGCCCACAGGAACATTGGAGCCACATGGGGTGATCCCGAATGGGTCAGATAATCTGGCACCTGAAGCCATGGCAAGGGAACTGTCAGCTGATCTTAACGCGATGGTAGCTCCAACACTGAATTATGGAATGACGGGGACATTGGCGGCCTATCCCGGCGCTTTTGCCATGAGTGAAGATGTGTATCGTGCTTTTGTTGGGGAGATTCTTGAAGGGCTGCATAAAAATGAATTCAAGAATATTATCATACTGAATGGACATGGCGGTGGTCAGACAGCCGTACTTCAGGATCTTGCAGCTGAATTATCAAACAAACTGCAGGTCCGCATCATGGTTATCAACTGGTGGAGTCTGGCATCAGAAGACACCTTTGCTGTGTTTGATGAAAACGGAGGTCACGCCGGAAATAACGAGACAGCTTATATGCAAGCCGTTACACCCGGTCATATTCACCCTGAACGATATACCGGAGCCGAAATGACGACCCCATATCCAAGTGGGAGCACGTGGTCAGCATATCCGTTTCCATCATCTATTGGTTTGTATGAGCCGGGACAGGGATTCCCTACTTTTGATCAGAAACAGGCGGAAGAGTATTTTGAGAAAGTAAACACCCGTGTCGGTAATTTGATCAAAATAGTGATCGAAAAATGGGATGTGGCCGGATTGTTCAGAGATTGA
- the eno gene encoding phosphopyruvate hydratase, which yields MSFIEDVHARQVIDSRGNPTVEVDVTLETGTVGRAAVPSGASTGEHEAVELRDGDKDYYLGKSVLKAVENVNTIIVDEFRGRSVFNQVALDDSLLELDGTPNKAKLGANAILGVSMACAKAAAEELGMPLWRYVGGVNAKVMPLPMMNIINGGSHADNSVDLQEFMIMPAGAESFSHALQIGAEVFHNLKKVLSDKGYGTAVGDEGGFAPNLKSNDEAVEVILTAIEKAGYTPKDDVLIALDPAASEFYNADSGLYEFKWSDGSKKDTDAMVEFWSNWVDKYPIISIEDGLAENDWDAWKKLTEAVGDKVQLVGDDLFVTNTKRLATGIERGIANSILIKVNQIGTITETLDAIEMAHKNGYTAVISHRSGETEDVTIADLAVATNAGQIKTGSMSRTDRIAKYNQLIRIEEQLGDSALFLGHDAFGL from the coding sequence ATGAGTTTTATTGAAGACGTTCATGCAAGACAGGTGATAGATTCGCGGGGAAATCCCACCGTGGAAGTGGATGTTACTTTGGAAACCGGTACTGTAGGGCGAGCTGCTGTTCCGTCTGGTGCTTCTACAGGAGAGCACGAAGCCGTAGAGTTACGTGATGGCGACAAAGATTATTATTTGGGTAAAAGCGTTCTTAAGGCCGTTGAAAACGTGAATACAATCATTGTTGATGAATTTCGCGGACGGTCCGTTTTTAATCAGGTTGCTCTTGATGATTCATTGCTTGAACTGGATGGTACCCCCAATAAGGCAAAACTTGGAGCGAATGCTATTTTAGGTGTGTCAATGGCATGTGCCAAAGCTGCAGCTGAAGAATTAGGGATGCCGCTTTGGCGATATGTTGGCGGAGTGAATGCTAAGGTAATGCCGCTTCCTATGATGAATATAATTAATGGCGGATCGCATGCTGATAACAGTGTCGATCTTCAGGAATTTATGATTATGCCGGCCGGGGCCGAGTCTTTCAGCCATGCCTTGCAAATTGGAGCTGAAGTATTTCATAACCTGAAAAAAGTTTTATCTGACAAGGGGTATGGAACAGCAGTAGGGGATGAAGGTGGATTTGCCCCCAATTTGAAATCAAATGATGAAGCTGTAGAAGTTATTTTAACAGCTATTGAGAAGGCGGGCTATACTCCCAAAGATGATGTATTAATAGCTCTCGATCCTGCTGCTTCTGAGTTTTACAATGCTGATTCCGGATTGTATGAATTCAAATGGAGCGACGGCTCCAAAAAAGATACTGATGCCATGGTTGAGTTTTGGAGCAATTGGGTTGACAAATACCCCATTATTTCAATCGAAGATGGCCTGGCGGAAAACGATTGGGATGCATGGAAAAAACTAACCGAAGCTGTAGGAGATAAGGTGCAGCTGGTAGGTGATGATTTATTTGTTACCAATACTAAACGACTTGCAACCGGAATCGAACGAGGTATCGCAAACTCTATTCTGATCAAAGTGAATCAAATCGGGACTATAACGGAGACACTGGATGCGATCGAAATGGCGCATAAAAACGGATATACAGCCGTGATCTCACACCGCTCCGGTGAAACCGAGGATGTGACGATTGCTGATCTCGCAGTTGCTACAAATGCCGGCCAAATCAAAACCGGATCTATGAGCCGAACAGACCGAATTGCCAAATACAATCAGCTGATCCGTATTGAAGAACAGCTGGGTGATTCAGCCCTTTTTCTTGGACACGATGCCTTTGGATTATAA
- a CDS encoding DNA replication/repair protein RecF has protein sequence MRNTHTELLNFRNHLDTKIDWAPHLNIIAGPNGSGKTSLIDAIHYLCMSRSFVSNTDMYVVNQDESYFMIKGHFEGQIRSEFDVSCSYSRGDGKKIFVNDSPLDRLSDLIGMVPVVTLTPDDKKLTLEGPTERRSFIDSFISQISPAYLRDLIEYRRVRKQRNSLLQEYRGPMSVLEAYLEPWNVQLVESGSRIVAKRHEVLENLKAYLAKDYAMISGMDLTTDLEYQTFCEPTTDVEVIEKKYYEQLEKVQAKEIERELTTIGPHRDEIVFFLDDFELRRFGSQGQHRLFALSLKLAQLHYYSDELDDLPILMLDDVFGDLDLKKTEILLDALQQHKGQIFITSANPVPFEDYVTFDGTNNRFYEVEDGKVNEVQK, from the coding sequence ATGCGAAATACCCACACAGAACTACTTAATTTCCGAAATCACCTGGACACCAAAATTGACTGGGCGCCTCATTTAAATATAATTGCAGGCCCAAATGGATCGGGTAAAACCAGCTTGATAGATGCTATTCATTACTTGTGTATGTCTCGCAGTTTTGTTTCAAACACTGATATGTATGTGGTGAATCAGGATGAAAGTTACTTTATGATAAAGGGGCATTTTGAAGGACAAATCAGGTCTGAATTTGACGTGTCCTGTTCCTATTCCCGTGGTGACGGAAAAAAGATTTTTGTGAATGATTCTCCGCTCGACCGGCTATCGGATTTAATTGGAATGGTACCGGTTGTTACATTGACTCCGGACGATAAAAAACTGACGTTAGAAGGCCCGACAGAGCGCAGAAGTTTCATTGATTCTTTTATAAGTCAGATTTCGCCGGCTTACCTCAGAGATTTAATTGAATACCGGAGGGTGCGAAAACAACGCAATTCGTTATTGCAGGAATATCGTGGCCCGATGTCTGTATTAGAAGCGTATCTTGAGCCTTGGAATGTACAGTTGGTAGAATCCGGTTCGCGAATTGTGGCCAAACGCCATGAAGTGCTGGAAAATCTAAAAGCATATCTTGCTAAAGATTATGCTATGATCTCCGGCATGGATTTAACCACCGATCTGGAGTATCAAACGTTCTGTGAACCAACTACAGATGTTGAAGTCATCGAAAAAAAGTACTACGAACAGTTGGAAAAAGTTCAAGCAAAGGAAATTGAACGAGAATTGACGACTATTGGTCCACATCGTGATGAGATAGTTTTTTTTCTGGATGATTTTGAACTTCGGCGATTTGGATCACAGGGGCAACACCGTTTATTTGCACTTTCCCTAAAGTTGGCTCAGCTTCATTATTATTCAGATGAACTGGATGATCTGCCAATATTAATGCTGGATGATGTGTTTGGTGACTTGGATCTCAAAAAGACCGAGATTTTACTGGATGCATTGCAGCAACATAAAGGGCAAATATTTATAACTTCCGCAAACCCGGTTCCTTTCGAAGATTATGTTACCTTTGACGGAACAAATAACCGTTTTTATGAAGTAGAAGATGGTAAAGTGAATGAGGTTCAAAAATGA
- the prmC gene encoding peptide chain release factor N(5)-glutamine methyltransferase, with product MTKVPSIWTVLSMMEWATDFFEDKGVKSPRLSIEWLLAHVLSIKRLDLYLEYDRPLSSDELALLKPMVKRRAAHEPLQYITGETDFHHVKIKVEPGVLIPRQETEQLVDWILELYDESSQLTVLDVGTGSGCIPVALKNARPGWDLFATDISEEALAIAEENARYNEVTIELAQDDLFEPKAFPKNKFDLIVSNPPYIHYEEKNTLDDEVKNYEPELALFCESTHKMFQALENLCYNYLIQNGEAFFELHEDHAEEARQVFQGDKWTTIIKTDYSQKPRFLKAKKD from the coding sequence ATGACTAAAGTACCATCCATTTGGACGGTTCTTAGCATGATGGAGTGGGCAACCGATTTTTTTGAAGACAAAGGGGTAAAATCACCCCGACTCAGTATAGAGTGGCTTCTGGCACATGTGCTATCCATTAAGCGGTTAGACTTATACCTGGAGTACGACCGCCCATTGTCTTCTGATGAACTCGCTTTGCTCAAGCCAATGGTGAAACGCCGAGCAGCTCATGAACCCCTTCAATACATAACCGGTGAAACTGATTTTCATCATGTTAAAATTAAAGTGGAGCCGGGAGTCCTCATCCCACGGCAAGAAACCGAACAACTTGTTGATTGGATTCTTGAACTATATGATGAATCTTCACAACTAACCGTTTTAGATGTGGGTACGGGCTCAGGATGCATTCCGGTGGCTTTAAAAAATGCCCGTCCAGGTTGGGATTTATTTGCAACAGATATTTCAGAAGAGGCGTTAGCTATTGCAGAAGAAAACGCTCGTTACAACGAAGTAACAATTGAGCTTGCACAGGATGATTTATTTGAACCCAAAGCTTTTCCAAAAAACAAATTTGATCTCATTGTTTCCAACCCTCCTTACATCCATTATGAAGAAAAAAATACACTGGATGATGAGGTAAAAAACTATGAACCGGAGCTGGCTTTATTTTGTGAATCTACACACAAAATGTTCCAAGCTTTGGAAAATCTTTGTTATAATTATTTAATACAAAATGGTGAAGCCTTTTTTGAACTACATGAGGATCATGCAGAAGAGGCCCGCCAAGTATTTCAAGGGGATAAATGGACTACAATTATAAAAACTGACTACAGTCAAAAGCCTCGCTTTCTAAAAGCAAAAAAAGATTGA
- a CDS encoding deoxynucleoside kinase, whose protein sequence is MPNSYDFIAIEGVIGAGKTSLASLLAERRNARLVLEEFEDNPFLPKFYEDRERYAFQTQLAFLASRFKQQQNMMSQDLFHQFTISDYIFEKDRIFARLNLDQDEMALYDNIFNIMTGIAAQPDLIIYIQSSVDRLMENIRARGRDYERNITPEYLKELNDAYNHFFHHYNRAPLIILNASEIDFVNNVEHLTYIEEQIFNQPVRTNTHIHIAP, encoded by the coding sequence ATGCCCAACTCCTATGATTTTATTGCAATTGAAGGTGTAATTGGAGCGGGAAAAACCTCGCTTGCTTCCCTTTTGGCTGAGCGGAGAAACGCACGTTTGGTGTTGGAAGAATTTGAAGACAATCCTTTTCTGCCAAAGTTTTATGAAGACCGAGAACGTTATGCTTTTCAAACACAATTGGCCTTTTTAGCCAGTCGTTTTAAACAGCAACAAAATATGATGAGCCAAGACTTGTTTCATCAGTTTACTATTTCCGATTATATCTTTGAAAAGGATCGAATTTTTGCGCGCTTGAATCTTGATCAGGATGAAATGGCCTTATATGATAATATTTTTAATATCATGACAGGTATAGCCGCCCAGCCTGATCTAATCATTTACATACAATCTTCCGTAGACCGCCTCATGGAAAATATCAGAGCCCGGGGCCGAGATTATGAACGGAACATCACTCCTGAGTATCTTAAAGAACTCAACGACGCTTATAATCATTTTTTCCATCACTACAATCGGGCTCCGTTAATTATTTTGAATGCTTCTGAAATAGATTTTGTCAATAATGTAGAGCACTTAACATACATTGAAGAACAGATTTTTAATCAACCCGTTCGTACCAATACACATATTCATATTGCACCCTGA
- the folK gene encoding 2-amino-4-hydroxy-6-hydroxymethyldihydropteridine diphosphokinase: MAHVVIALGSNLNNPHHQLQEAAAFLEVISKSEIKKSFIYKSEPVGPSDKEFLNGVISIETSLPAEELFEKLKTQEKKQGRPSRYPKWTARTIDLDIITYDNLVIETDNLIIPHQEYTKRLFVLLPLKDVFPNWKDPVSAQHVDTLIEQAPDLEIDKTTLNW, translated from the coding sequence ATGGCCCATGTAGTGATTGCATTGGGCTCAAATCTCAATAATCCTCATCACCAACTTCAGGAAGCAGCTGCTTTTTTGGAGGTAATTTCAAAATCCGAAATAAAAAAATCTTTTATTTATAAATCTGAACCCGTAGGTCCATCAGATAAAGAATTTCTCAATGGAGTCATCTCAATTGAAACCAGTTTACCTGCTGAAGAGCTGTTCGAAAAGCTAAAAACGCAAGAAAAAAAGCAAGGCCGCCCCTCCCGCTATCCAAAATGGACAGCCAGAACCATTGACCTGGATATAATTACCTATGATAACTTGGTCATTGAAACAGATAACCTTATCATTCCTCATCAGGAATACACAAAGCGTTTGTTTGTTCTATTGCCATTAAAAGATGTTTTTCCCAATTGGAAAGATCCCGTTTCCGCTCAGCACGTGGATACATTAATCGAACAAGCGCCGGATCTTGAAATAGATAAAACAACATTGAACTGGTAG
- a CDS encoding tetratricopeptide repeat protein: protein MNFEEKLNKGFELLREKDIDYALDVARELQKEQPDSHEAFYLEALVMQQLNQYDKSIEAIEKALELDDDNAAYFNLRGNVRMQLEKLDEAEEDFDKAIELNDTSAAHRNKVMLMLMTNRGQEAIPYLIERIKKDPQDAENWILMGDMINKGGQPDKARTYYEQALKIDPDNDYAKRQLEEEG from the coding sequence ATGAATTTTGAAGAGAAACTGAATAAAGGTTTTGAATTACTAAGAGAAAAGGACATTGATTATGCGCTGGATGTAGCCAGAGAGCTGCAGAAGGAGCAGCCCGATTCGCATGAAGCATTTTACCTTGAAGCCTTGGTAATGCAACAGCTAAACCAATACGACAAAAGCATAGAGGCAATTGAAAAAGCTTTAGAGCTCGACGATGATAATGCAGCTTATTTCAATCTTCGCGGCAATGTGCGGATGCAGTTAGAGAAACTTGATGAAGCCGAAGAAGATTTTGATAAGGCTATTGAATTGAACGACACATCTGCCGCTCACCGAAATAAGGTGATGTTAATGCTGATGACGAACCGAGGACAGGAAGCTATTCCATACCTCATTGAGCGTATTAAAAAAGATCCTCAGGATGCTGAGAACTGGATTCTTATGGGGGACATGATCAATAAGGGTGGTCAACCGGATAAAGCTCGTACTTATTATGAGCAAGCCTTGAAGATTGACCCTGATAATGATTATGCAAAAAGACAGTTGGAAGAAGAGGGGTGA